The following proteins are co-located in the Vicugna pacos unplaced genomic scaffold, VicPac4 scaffold_246, whole genome shotgun sequence genome:
- the LOC140685437 gene encoding melanoma-associated antigen 8-like — protein sequence MPVVQMGDLHQTEADFQDPREAEDVVVAQEMGAEEEEDASPLSPSSSSSSSSSPCPSSSSSVLFLDTLEEVDDSGTPSAPQSPRGVFSFPTADDAAPPWSQSEDDTSSSQDEERPSTGLDPADAKSSHPDPFHLKAADLVGFLLLKYRTKEPTTKEDMLNAVLRADQDHFPVVLSQASECLQLVFGVDVKKVDPREHLYVLVPTLGLTSDGMLGGGQSLPKNGLLVMLLGVILLEVECATEEKMWEALSVMGVYPGREHFIYGEPRELITKAWVQEGYLEYRQVANSDPARHEFLWGPRAHAETSKLQVLEHFLRVNTRNLCSFLSLSEEVLSNEENWP from the coding sequence ATGCCTGTGGTTCAGATGGGTGACCTCCACCAGACTGAAGCCGACTTTCAGGACCCAAGAGAGGCTGAGGATGTGGTGGTTGCGCAGGAGAtgggggctgaggaggaggaggatgcatCCCCCTTGTCTCCctcatcctcttcttcctcctcctcctccccctgcccctcctcctcctcctccgtcctGTTCCTGGACAccctggaggaggtggatgaCTCTGGGACACCCAGTGCCCCGCAGAGCCCTCGGGGTGTCTTCTCCTTCCCCACTGCTGACGACGCCGCCCCTCCATGGAGCCAGTCGGAAGACGACACCTCCAGCAGCCAAGATGAGGAGAGGCCCAGCACCGGCCTGGACCCCGCAGATGCCAAGTCCTCACACCCAGACCCATTCCATTTGAAGGCGGCTGACCTGGTGGGCTTCCTGCTCCTCAAGTACCGCACAAAGGAGCCAACCACAAAGGAAGACATGCTGAATGCGGTCCTCAGAGCtgaccaggaccacttccctgtggtcttgagccaagcctctgagtgtctgcagctggtctttggggtggatgtgaagaaggtggaccccagggagcacttgtatgtcctggtccccaccctgggcctcaccagTGACGGGATGCTGGGCGGTGGGCAGAGCTTGCCCAAGAACGGCCTCCTGGTGATGCTCCTAGGTGTGATCCTCCTGGAGGTAGAGTGCGCCACTGAGGAGAAGATGTGGGAGGCACTGAGTGTCATGGGGGTGTATCCcgggagggagcacttcatctacggggagcccagggagctcATCACCAAagcgtgggtgcaggaggggtacctggagtaccggcaggtggccaacagcgatcccgctcgccacgagttcctgtgggggccccgggcccatgcggagaccagcaagctgcaagtcctggagCATTTCCTCAGGGTCAATACAAGGAATCTCTGTTCCTTCCTGTCCCTGTCTGAAGAGGTATTGAGTAATGAGGAAAATTGGCCCTGA
- the LOC140695488 gene encoding melanoma-associated antigen 8-like: MTGGASGGLRGESQLLPRLKVHRRPSTSRRAPVRPRAPLERRPARGSPFVTPSLAPLGCPTPLIVPPVEMSELRKAAEDLQDPRDSRGLMDVQQMEAEREGGASPWSSSSSVSSSYSACAVSLLHDAAPSMVTDLVGFLLLKYHRKQPTTRAEMLSIFLREYQDHFPAVFSQASEYMQLVFGVDVKEVDPGGHWYVLVPTLGLTCDGMLGDGQSMPKNGLLVMLLCMIHLEGERLPEEEVWGALSKLGLRAGREHFIYGEPRELITKVWVQEGYLEYRQVANSDPARFEFLWGPRAHAEISNLQVLEHLHGASRRGPSSFPSLSDEAASDEEEEA; encoded by the exons ATGACGGGCGGGGCCTCAGGCGGGCTGAGGGGggaatctcagctcctgccaagactcaag GTTCACAGACGACCGTCCACCAGCaggagagcccctgtgaggccgagggcacccctggagaggagacca gcccgtgggtccccatTTGTCACCCCTTCCCTCGCTCCTCTCGGCTGCCCGACACCACTCATCGTGCCTCCCGTTGAGATGAGTGAGCTCCGCAAGGCTGCGGAAGACCTTCAGGACCCGAGAGACTCCCGGGGCCTGATGGATGTTCAGCAGATGGAGGCTGAGCGGGAGGGGGGCGCATCCccctggtcctcctcctcctcagtctcctcttcctactctgccTGTGCCGTGTCCCTGCTCCATGATGCAGCGCCTTCGATGGTGACTGACCTGGTGGGTTTCCTGCTCCTCAAGTATCACCGGAAGCAGCCGACCACCAGGGCAGAAATGCTGAGTATCTTCCTCAGAGAataccaggaccacttccctgcgGTCTTCAGCCAGGCCTCTGAGTACATGCAGCTGGtgtttggggtggatgtgaaggaggtggatcCCGGGGGCCACTGgtatgtcctggtccccaccctgggcctcacctgtgATGGGATGCTGGGCGATGGGCAGAGCATGCCCAAGAACGGCCTCCTGGTGATGCTCCTTTGCATGATCCACCTGGAGGGAGAGCGCCTCCCTGAGGAGGAGGTGTGGGGAGCACTGAGCAAGCTGGGGCTGcgtgctgggagggagcacttcatctacggggagcccagggagctcATCACCAaagtgtgggtgcaggaggggtacctggagtaccggcaggtggccaacagcgatcccgctcgctTCGAGTTCCTGTGGGGCCCCCGGGCCCACGCGGAGATCAGCAACTTGCAAGTCCTGGAGCATTTACACGGGGCCAGTAGACGGGGTCCCAGTTCCTTCCCATCCCTGTCAGATGAGGCTGCtagtgatgaggaagaggaggcctgA